A portion of the Rhodospirillaceae bacterium genome contains these proteins:
- a CDS encoding FkbM family methyltransferase, producing the protein MSRKPKPTHWENLVTILGHFGVTVVLDIGAHRGEYGGYLRRAGWRGRIVSFEPQSAVRPALEERAAADGNWQVAPAMAIGGADGEIALNISAETDMSSALPLAGSAMRFTPSSAMVGRETVTLRRLVTVFGDYVRDDDTAFVKADTQGYESAVLDGAEPVMARIAGWQLELSIEPIYEGETDWRAMLDRMESLGYAAHLFIPGYFSRHIARQLQIDGVFMRRQAG; encoded by the coding sequence ATGAGCCGGAAACCGAAACCGACCCACTGGGAAAATCTGGTGACGATCCTCGGGCATTTCGGCGTCACCGTCGTGCTCGATATCGGCGCTCACAGGGGCGAATACGGCGGCTATCTGCGGCGCGCCGGGTGGCGCGGCCGGATCGTCTCCTTCGAGCCGCAATCGGCCGTGCGCCCGGCGCTGGAGGAGCGGGCCGCGGCCGACGGCAACTGGCAGGTCGCGCCGGCCATGGCGATCGGCGGCGCGGACGGCGAGATCGCGCTCAACATCTCCGCCGAGACCGACATGAGCTCGGCCCTGCCGCTCGCCGGGAGCGCGATGCGCTTCACCCCGTCGTCCGCGATGGTCGGTCGGGAGACCGTGACGCTGCGTCGGCTCGTCACCGTGTTTGGCGATTATGTCCGCGACGATGACACGGCCTTCGTCAAGGCCGATACCCAGGGCTACGAAAGCGCGGTGCTGGACGGCGCGGAACCCGTCATGGCGCGCATCGCCGGCTGGCAGCTCGAACTCTCGATCGAGCCTATCTACGAGGGCGAAACCGACTGGCGCGCCATGCTCGACCGAATGGAATCGCTCGGCTACGCCGCCCATCTCTTCATCCCCGGCTATTTCAGCCGCCACATCGCCCGCCAGCTCCAGATCGACGGCGTGTTCATGCGGCGGCAGGCGGGATAG
- a CDS encoding MFS transporter, whose product MRLSLKSFGGVSRALAHREYRFYVSGHVVHVMGWWGNRIGLGWLAWELTRSPSFLGIIAFASLIPVMVIGPFAGALADRYGHRRVALRSGTGLFLTTFAIGAIALAGHMTAPLLVALTLLQGLFFGIDFPARQSLIPQLVDRASISAAVAFNASSFHLGAFIGPLIAGLLITRIGSGASILMSACTSAWMLTMIWLIRRDPVRPREPGAPGILADLVEGFRYVGRTPSLLFLLSLSFAGGLLIRPFHDLLPGFADTVFGRGAEGLATLNAAAGLGALAGALFLLVRGRTEGLTRIMLTGAFAAGSALLLFTLTERFWLAAGFIFLVSLSLLSVQVGSNSLLQTIARPDMRGRTISMSSSVSVGGPALGALIMGFLADRFGLQTVLGLSAVAGIVIYIVLAPALLRHRKSMEHDHHRQIDVAPAS is encoded by the coding sequence TTGCGCCTCAGTCTCAAGTCTTTCGGCGGCGTCTCACGTGCGTTGGCGCACCGGGAATACCGCTTCTACGTCAGCGGGCATGTCGTCCACGTCATGGGCTGGTGGGGCAACCGGATCGGCCTGGGCTGGCTGGCCTGGGAACTGACGCGCTCGCCCTCCTTCCTCGGCATCATTGCGTTCGCTTCGCTGATCCCGGTCATGGTCATCGGGCCGTTCGCCGGCGCGCTGGCCGACCGTTACGGCCATCGGCGCGTCGCGCTGCGCTCCGGAACCGGCCTGTTCCTGACGACCTTCGCCATCGGCGCCATCGCGCTTGCCGGACATATGACGGCGCCCCTGCTGGTCGCGCTCACCCTGCTCCAGGGTCTGTTCTTCGGCATCGACTTCCCGGCGCGCCAGTCCCTGATCCCGCAACTGGTGGACCGGGCGTCCATTTCCGCCGCTGTCGCGTTCAACGCCAGTTCGTTCCACCTGGGCGCGTTCATCGGGCCGCTGATCGCCGGATTGCTGATCACCAGGATCGGCAGTGGCGCATCTATCCTCATGTCCGCCTGCACCTCGGCCTGGATGCTGACCATGATCTGGCTGATCCGGCGCGACCCCGTTCGGCCGCGCGAACCCGGCGCGCCGGGTATCCTCGCCGATCTGGTCGAAGGCTTCCGCTATGTCGGCCGGACGCCGTCACTCCTGTTCCTGCTCAGCCTGTCGTTTGCCGGCGGCCTGCTGATCCGGCCCTTCCACGATCTGCTGCCCGGCTTCGCCGATACCGTCTTCGGCCGCGGCGCGGAAGGGCTGGCGACGCTCAACGCCGCGGCCGGTCTGGGCGCCCTGGCCGGCGCGCTGTTCCTGCTGGTCCGCGGGCGGACCGAAGGCCTGACCCGGATCATGCTGACCGGCGCCTTCGCTGCCGGTTCCGCCCTGCTTCTGTTTACGCTTACCGAAAGATTCTGGCTGGCGGCCGGGTTCATCTTCCTGGTCTCCCTGTCGCTGCTGTCGGTGCAGGTCGGGTCCAACAGCCTTCTGCAAACCATCGCCCGGCCGGACATGCGCGGCCGAACGATCAGCATGAGTTCGTCCGTATCGGTCGGCGGCCCGGCGCTCGGCGCCCTGATCATGGGCTTCCTGGCCGACCGGTTCGGACTGCAGACGGTTCTGGGATTATCGGCGGTGGCCGGCATCGTGATCTATATCGTTCTGGCGCCGGCGCTGCTTCGCCACCGGAAGTCCATGGAGCACGATCACCATCGCCAGATAGACGTCGCCCCGGCTAGCTGA
- a CDS encoding MFS transporter, translating into MSGAVRLVFVLCLAQSLGMLGFATFPALMPGLMVEWQLSNTEAGIVNGAYFGGYMASVAILVLLTDRFDALWVFLSAAALSGAAQLGFALLADGFLSAAVLHTLMGIGLAGVYMPGLRVLTDRLEGPKQSRYIAFYTATFGIGSGLSFLFAGIAGDLLGWRWAFGLAAAGAWIAGLAVAATTRPLTERQLPVGHLLDVRPVLRSPPTMGYILGYAGHVWELFALRGWLVAYLTWVAAQEGGAPLWLAPTLVATVIGLVGVPASIVGNEIAMRAGRRRTIACVMLLSAVTALALGALAGAPYWLVCLVGLFYGIPLLADSASLTAGAIAAAPAGRRGATLALHSTLGFGAGFLGTTAVGIALDLAGGASETGWMVAFATMALGALFGPFILWRLGRRPTDKKSGQEASA; encoded by the coding sequence GTGAGCGGCGCCGTTCGCCTCGTCTTCGTGCTGTGCCTGGCGCAGTCGCTCGGCATGCTCGGCTTCGCGACCTTCCCGGCGCTGATGCCGGGCCTGATGGTCGAATGGCAACTCAGCAACACCGAGGCCGGCATCGTCAACGGCGCCTATTTCGGCGGCTACATGGCGTCGGTGGCGATCCTGGTGCTGCTGACCGACCGGTTCGATGCCCTGTGGGTCTTTCTCTCTGCGGCGGCGCTGTCGGGCGCGGCCCAGCTCGGCTTCGCGCTGCTCGCCGACGGCTTCTTGAGCGCCGCCGTCCTGCACACATTGATGGGCATCGGCCTGGCCGGGGTCTACATGCCCGGCCTGCGCGTGCTGACCGACCGGCTCGAGGGGCCGAAACAGTCGCGCTACATCGCCTTCTACACGGCGACCTTCGGCATCGGCTCGGGCCTGTCCTTCCTGTTCGCCGGCATCGCCGGCGACCTGCTGGGCTGGCGCTGGGCCTTCGGGCTGGCGGCGGCCGGGGCCTGGATCGCCGGGCTCGCGGTCGCCGCCACGACGCGGCCGTTGACGGAGCGCCAGCTGCCGGTCGGCCATCTGCTGGACGTCCGCCCCGTGCTGCGCAGCCCGCCGACCATGGGCTATATCCTGGGCTATGCCGGCCATGTCTGGGAACTGTTCGCCCTGCGCGGCTGGCTGGTCGCCTATCTCACCTGGGTCGCGGCGCAGGAAGGCGGGGCGCCGCTCTGGCTCGCGCCCACCCTCGTCGCCACGGTGATCGGGCTGGTCGGCGTGCCGGCCAGCATCGTCGGCAACGAAATCGCCATGCGCGCCGGGCGGCGGCGCACCATCGCCTGCGTCATGCTTCTCTCCGCCGTCACGGCGCTGGCGCTGGGGGCGCTGGCCGGTGCACCCTACTGGCTGGTCTGCCTGGTCGGGCTGTTCTACGGCATCCCGCTGCTGGCCGATTCGGCGTCGCTGACTGCCGGGGCCATCGCCGCCGCGCCGGCCGGGCGGCGGGGCGCGACGCTGGCGCTGCACTCGACCCTCGGCTTCGGTGCCGGTTTCCTCGGCACGACCGCCGTCGGCATCGCGCTCGATCTGGCCGGCGGCGCGTCGGAAACCGGCTGGATGGTCGCCTTCGCGACCATGGCGCTGGGCGCGCTGTTCGGGCCGTTCATCCTGTGGCGGCTCGGCCGCCGCCCGACGGACAAAAAATCCGGGCAGGAGGCTTCGGCATGA
- the lpxC gene encoding UDP-3-O-acyl-N-acetylglucosamine deacetylase, whose translation MDAIGTPEGFRANGYAQRPADRSNVLQTTLKDEISCTGRGLHSGAKVSMALLPAEADTGIVFRRTDLAGRGAEIAARWDNVVDTRMCTTIGNAEGVVVGTVEHLVATLAGLQVDNVTVEVNGPEVPVMDGSAEPFAFLVECAGIREQDAPRRVVEILKPVSVGNGEKSAVLMPGAGSTYSFEIEFASDAIGRQVRTFDLSNGAFRRELASARTFGFREEIEAMHASGLARGGSLANAVVVDGGTVLNPEGLRFRDEFVRHKLLDSLGDMRLAGHPMLGHFHGYRSGHALNIELLRRLFADDSAWRLAETAGHVAAGESAEARMRAARAIA comes from the coding sequence ATGGATGCGATAGGCACGCCGGAAGGGTTCCGGGCGAACGGTTACGCACAGCGGCCGGCTGATCGCAGCAACGTCCTCCAGACGACGCTGAAAGACGAGATTTCCTGCACCGGACGCGGCCTCCACTCCGGTGCGAAGGTCAGCATGGCCCTGCTCCCCGCGGAAGCCGATACCGGTATCGTTTTCCGCCGGACCGATCTGGCCGGCCGGGGCGCGGAGATCGCCGCACGGTGGGACAATGTCGTGGACACGAGAATGTGCACGACCATCGGCAACGCCGAGGGCGTCGTCGTCGGTACGGTCGAGCATCTGGTGGCGACGCTGGCGGGCCTGCAGGTCGATAACGTCACCGTCGAAGTGAACGGCCCCGAAGTACCGGTCATGGACGGCAGCGCGGAGCCCTTCGCATTCCTGGTCGAGTGTGCCGGCATCCGGGAACAGGACGCACCGCGCCGAGTCGTCGAAATCCTGAAACCGGTGTCGGTCGGCAACGGCGAGAAATCCGCCGTCCTCATGCCGGGCGCCGGGAGCACGTACAGTTTCGAAATCGAATTCGCTTCCGATGCGATCGGCCGGCAGGTGCGCACATTCGACCTGTCGAACGGCGCCTTTCGCCGCGAGCTGGCTTCGGCGCGTACCTTCGGGTTCCGCGAGGAGATCGAAGCGATGCACGCCTCGGGGCTGGCGCGCGGCGGTTCCCTGGCCAATGCGGTCGTCGTCGACGGCGGCACGGTCCTGAATCCCGAAGGCTTGCGTTTCCGTGATGAATTCGTCCGCCACAAGCTGCTCGATTCGCTGGGCGACATGCGGCTTGCCGGCCACCCGATGCTCGGCCACTTTCACGGCTACCGGTCCGGTCATGCCCTGAACATCGAACTGCTGCGTCGCTTGTTTGCCGACGACAGCGCCTGGCGCCTGGCCGAGACGGCTGGCCATGTCGCCGCCGGAGAAAGCGCCGAAGCCCGGATGCGCGCTGCCCGTGCGATCGCCTGA
- the ligA gene encoding NAD-dependent DNA ligase LigA: MTAGILTEALTKAEAKAELARLAAELKRHDAAYHRDDAPQISDAEYDAMRRRNRAIEARFPALRRADSPEGRVGAKPREGFAQVGHRAPMLSLSNAFSREDVEEFIDRVRRFLSLDGGEPVEVVAEPKIDGLSATAHYRDGAFVLGATRGDGAVGEDVTANLRTVADLPDSLDGAAPPYIEIRGEVYMRNDDFAALNAGREAAGLPLYANPRNSAAGSLRQIDPAVTAERKLHFFAYSWGVLEDGGAAADIGRTQSDFLDRLRGWGFSVNPFARVCRSVDDMIALYDRVQTERAALPYDIDGVVYKVNRLDWQARLGMVSRAPRWATAHKFPAERAQTVLNEITIQVGRTGALTPVANLEPVTVGGVVVSRATLHNEDEIARRKIQEGDTVVIQRAGDVIPQVVEVLLDKRPDGAKPFVFPETCPACGSHAVRPEGEAVRRCTGGLICPAQKVERLKHFVSRNAFDIEGFGSKHVVAFLEDGLIETPAGIFRLHERATELKEREGWGDQSVDNLLGAIEDRRRIPLHRLIYALGIRQVGEASARLLARHYGSFGAWCAAMRQAAAERERNPEAAKPAEIGEAFADLCSIDQVGPGMADDLAAFFGEPHNLAVLDDLTGELDVEDAEEVATESPVAGKTVVFTGTLERVGRSEAKARAEALGAKVAGSVSKKTDLVVAGPGAGSKAKKAEELGIEILTEDAWFALIDG; the protein is encoded by the coding sequence GTGACTGCCGGAATACTCACAGAGGCGCTGACCAAAGCCGAGGCAAAGGCGGAACTTGCCCGGCTCGCTGCGGAGTTGAAGCGGCACGACGCTGCCTATCATCGCGATGACGCGCCGCAGATCAGCGATGCCGAATACGATGCCATGCGCCGGCGCAACCGGGCGATCGAAGCACGCTTCCCTGCGCTGCGGCGAGCGGACAGCCCCGAAGGCCGGGTCGGTGCGAAGCCGCGGGAGGGTTTTGCGCAGGTCGGGCACCGCGCGCCGATGCTCTCCCTGTCCAACGCCTTTTCGCGCGAGGATGTCGAGGAATTCATCGACCGGGTCAGGCGGTTTCTTTCCCTCGACGGGGGCGAGCCGGTTGAGGTCGTCGCCGAACCGAAAATCGACGGCCTGTCGGCGACGGCGCACTATCGCGACGGCGCGTTCGTCCTGGGGGCGACGCGGGGCGACGGCGCCGTCGGCGAGGACGTGACGGCCAACCTGCGGACGGTGGCCGACCTGCCCGATTCACTGGACGGCGCGGCTCCCCCCTACATCGAAATCCGCGGCGAGGTGTATATGCGCAACGACGATTTCGCTGCGCTGAATGCCGGCCGGGAAGCGGCCGGCCTGCCGCTCTACGCCAACCCGCGCAATTCCGCGGCCGGATCGCTGCGCCAGATCGATCCGGCGGTCACCGCAGAGCGAAAGCTGCATTTTTTCGCCTATTCCTGGGGCGTGCTCGAAGACGGCGGCGCGGCCGCCGATATCGGCCGGACACAGTCGGATTTTCTGGATCGCCTCAGGGGCTGGGGGTTCAGCGTCAACCCGTTCGCCCGTGTTTGCCGCTCGGTCGACGACATGATCGCGCTGTACGACCGGGTCCAGACCGAACGCGCCGCCCTGCCCTACGACATCGACGGCGTCGTCTACAAGGTCAACCGGCTGGACTGGCAGGCCCGCCTCGGCATGGTCAGCCGGGCGCCCCGCTGGGCGACCGCCCACAAGTTCCCGGCGGAGCGGGCGCAGACGGTATTGAACGAAATCACCATCCAGGTCGGCCGCACCGGAGCGCTGACGCCGGTCGCGAACCTCGAGCCGGTGACCGTGGGCGGCGTCGTCGTCTCGCGCGCGACCCTCCATAACGAGGACGAGATCGCCCGCCGGAAGATCCAGGAGGGCGACACCGTCGTCATCCAGCGGGCCGGCGATGTCATCCCCCAGGTCGTCGAGGTGCTGCTCGACAAGCGGCCGGACGGCGCCAAGCCGTTCGTTTTCCCGGAGACCTGCCCGGCCTGCGGCAGCCACGCGGTCCGGCCCGAGGGCGAAGCGGTCCGCCGCTGCACCGGCGGCCTGATCTGCCCGGCCCAGAAGGTCGAGCGATTGAAGCATTTCGTGTCGCGCAACGCCTTCGATATCGAGGGCTTCGGCTCGAAGCACGTCGTCGCCTTTCTGGAAGACGGACTGATCGAGACGCCGGCCGGCATCTTCCGCCTGCACGAGCGGGCGACCGAGCTGAAAGAAAGGGAAGGCTGGGGCGACCAATCGGTCGACAACCTGCTGGGCGCGATCGAGGACCGGCGCCGGATACCGCTGCACCGGCTGATCTACGCGCTCGGCATCCGGCAGGTCGGCGAGGCGAGCGCCCGGCTGCTCGCCCGGCACTACGGATCGTTCGGCGCCTGGTGCGCGGCCATGCGCCAGGCGGCGGCGGAACGGGAGCGCAACCCGGAGGCGGCCAAGCCGGCCGAAATCGGCGAGGCTTTCGCCGACCTGTGCAGCATCGACCAGGTCGGGCCGGGCATGGCGGACGATCTGGCCGCCTTTTTCGGCGAGCCGCACAATCTTGCCGTACTCGACGACCTGACCGGCGAGCTGGATGTCGAAGACGCGGAGGAAGTCGCCACAGAATCGCCGGTCGCCGGCAAGACCGTCGTCTTCACGGGGACGCTGGAACGGGTGGGCCGGAGCGAGGCCAAGGCGCGCGCCGAAGCCCTGGGCGCCAAGGTGGCCGGATCGGTCTCGAAGAAAACGGATCTCGTTGTCGCCGGGCCGGGCGCAGGGTCCAAGGCCAAAAAGGCCGAAGAACTGGGAATCGAGATTCTGACCGAGGACGCGTGGTTCGCCCTGATCGACGGGTGA
- a CDS encoding outer membrane protein assembly factor BamD, producing the protein MIRPCLRTAAVVPVCAALVVGGCGSLNLFGEDADETYIEGSVEQLYNRGMDLMEKREFAEATKFFNEVDRQHPYSVWAPRSQLMVAYANYQAKDFETARLTIDRFLRLNPAHRDVPYAHYLKALSFFQDVRDTKRDPGPTRAAYEEFTLVAERFPSSKYADDSRRKANVLRDHLVGHEMEVGLFYQGKNQHLAAINRFKTVMQEYQGSRYVPEALHRMTESYVALGLRNEAQRTTAVLGRHFAKSQWYGHSQALLKGQRTSPVRAATPAAAPSGGTEKKEAAKAPPKTAEKSSKKSWFGRLFDRIF; encoded by the coding sequence GTGATTCGGCCCTGTTTGCGGACTGCGGCAGTCGTTCCCGTCTGTGCGGCGCTCGTCGTTGGCGGTTGCGGTTCGCTAAACCTTTTCGGCGAGGACGCGGACGAGACCTATATCGAAGGCTCGGTCGAGCAGCTCTACAACCGGGGCATGGACCTGATGGAAAAAAGGGAATTCGCCGAAGCGACCAAGTTCTTCAACGAGGTCGATCGGCAGCATCCCTATTCCGTCTGGGCGCCGCGGTCGCAGTTGATGGTGGCCTACGCCAACTACCAGGCGAAGGATTTCGAAACGGCCCGGCTGACGATCGACCGGTTTCTCCGGCTCAATCCGGCGCATCGCGACGTCCCGTATGCCCACTATCTGAAGGCGCTGTCCTTCTTTCAGGATGTGCGCGACACGAAACGCGATCCCGGCCCGACAAGGGCGGCCTACGAGGAATTCACCCTGGTCGCCGAGCGCTTTCCATCCTCGAAATACGCCGACGATTCACGGCGCAAAGCGAACGTGCTGCGCGATCATCTCGTCGGTCACGAAATGGAGGTCGGCCTCTTTTATCAGGGCAAGAACCAGCATCTGGCGGCGATCAACCGGTTCAAGACGGTGATGCAGGAATATCAGGGGTCCCGCTACGTTCCGGAAGCGCTGCATCGCATGACCGAGAGCTACGTCGCCCTCGGCCTGCGCAACGAGGCGCAACGGACCACGGCGGTTCTGGGCCGGCATTTTGCGAAAAGCCAATGGTACGGCCATAGCCAGGCCCTGTTGAAAGGCCAGCGCACATCGCCGGTCAGGGCGGCGACCCCGGCCGCCGCGCCGAGCGGCGGCACGGAAAAGAAAGAGGCCGCGAAAGCGCCGCCGAAAACGGCGGAAAAAAGCAGCAAGAAATCCTGGTTCGGTCGCCTTTTCGACCGGATTTTCTGA
- a CDS encoding NADPH:quinone oxidoreductase family protein, whose product MRAVVCERLSEDFSGTAIRDVALPAPGPGEVLVQVRAAGINFPDLLMCRGGYQLKPPPPFVPGMDVAGTVAAVGPEVTAFRFGDAVAGAARYGSFAGFLKVPAGQLRPKPPGLSDTEAAAYQVAYLTAYVALVRRAAMQPGETLLVHGASGGTGMAAVGLGKVLGARVIATTGSPAKAAALEAAGADHVLETGDGFREPVKELMGGRGADVIFDPVGGDMFDESVRCIAFDGRLLVIGFTSARIAEVATNMPLIKGFSVVGVRAGEYGRRFPDRGKENLDAIWALAREGKTRMPVHAELPLEDFRAGFAMLERREAVGRIVLKVS is encoded by the coding sequence ATGCGCGCCGTAGTCTGCGAACGCCTGAGCGAGGATTTTTCCGGCACGGCGATCCGCGATGTCGCCCTGCCGGCACCGGGTCCCGGCGAGGTGCTCGTGCAGGTTCGGGCGGCCGGCATCAACTTTCCGGACCTGCTGATGTGCCGGGGCGGCTATCAGCTCAAACCGCCGCCGCCGTTCGTGCCGGGCATGGATGTCGCCGGGACTGTGGCGGCCGTCGGGCCCGAGGTGACGGCATTCCGGTTCGGGGATGCGGTGGCGGGCGCGGCGCGGTACGGCAGCTTTGCCGGCTTCTTGAAGGTTCCGGCCGGACAACTGCGCCCGAAACCGCCCGGCCTGTCCGATACCGAGGCCGCGGCCTACCAGGTCGCCTATCTCACGGCCTATGTCGCGCTGGTGCGCCGCGCCGCGATGCAGCCGGGCGAGACCCTTCTGGTCCACGGCGCGAGCGGCGGTACCGGCATGGCGGCGGTCGGCCTTGGCAAGGTGCTGGGCGCGCGGGTCATCGCCACAACGGGCAGCCCTGCCAAGGCCGCTGCGCTCGAAGCGGCGGGCGCCGACCATGTGCTCGAAACCGGCGACGGCTTTCGCGAGCCGGTCAAGGAATTGATGGGCGGTCGCGGCGCAGACGTCATCTTCGACCCGGTCGGCGGCGATATGTTCGACGAGTCGGTGCGCTGCATCGCCTTCGACGGCCGCCTGCTCGTAATCGGCTTCACCTCGGCCCGGATTGCCGAAGTCGCCACAAACATGCCGCTGATCAAGGGCTTCAGCGTGGTCGGCGTTCGCGCCGGCGAATACGGGCGCCGCTTCCCGGATCGGGGAAAGGAGAATCTCGATGCGATCTGGGCGCTTGCGCGGGAAGGAAAGACCCGGATGCCCGTGCATGCCGAACTGCCGCTGGAGGATTTCCGGGCCGGCTTTGCCATGCTGGAACGGCGCGAGGCCGTCGGAAGGATTGTGCTGAAGGTCAGCTAG
- the recN gene encoding DNA repair protein RecN, producing the protein MLTGLSIRNLVLIEALDLSFGSGLTALTGETGAGKSILLESLGLALGGRSDARIVRRGADRASVSASFEIDRRHPAGTVLAEQGLDGHDGELILRRILGADGRSRAFVNDQPVSVSLLRSIGAALAEIHGQFDQAGLLDTANHRQMLDNFGGHRRDLAAVADAWERLTAARDALDRAERDAEEARRDEDYLRHVHGELNELAPAADEEETLASERARLANSGKLIEAAHEAIAAIGPDSRTDEALGAAARALEKAAALAPDLLQPAVAALDRATIELNEVYSAAVELAARADAEPDRLETIDDRLAALRDAARKHRCEVGQLPFLLDRIAQRLASIDDSSGALAEVRRQADEANLAYRSAARTLAKARRAAADALDAAVARELPPLKLDRARFVTRVSPLDDRKASAKGLDRIAFEVATTPGAEPGPIGRIASGGELARIMLALKVVLAQDDGPGTVIFDEVDSGVGGATAAAVGERLVRLGAQAQVLVVTHSPQVAARAQQHWRVTRTDRDDSAVASVSLLDANQRQEEIARMLSGAAVTDEARAAATALMATGS; encoded by the coding sequence ATGCTCACCGGCCTTTCGATCCGCAACCTCGTATTGATCGAAGCGCTCGATCTGTCGTTCGGGTCCGGGCTGACAGCGTTGACCGGCGAGACCGGCGCCGGCAAATCGATCCTGCTGGAGTCCCTCGGCCTGGCGCTGGGCGGACGGAGCGACGCGCGCATTGTCCGCCGCGGTGCGGACCGGGCCAGCGTTTCCGCGAGCTTCGAAATCGATCGCCGGCATCCGGCCGGCACGGTGCTCGCGGAACAGGGTCTGGACGGGCACGACGGCGAATTGATCCTGCGCCGCATCCTGGGCGCCGACGGCCGCAGCAGGGCCTTCGTCAACGACCAGCCCGTCAGCGTCAGCCTGCTCCGGTCGATCGGGGCGGCGCTGGCCGAAATTCACGGCCAGTTCGACCAGGCCGGCCTGCTCGATACCGCGAACCACCGGCAGATGCTCGACAATTTCGGCGGCCATCGCCGCGATCTCGCGGCGGTCGCAGACGCCTGGGAACGCCTGACCGCGGCCCGTGACGCGCTGGACCGCGCCGAGCGAGACGCCGAGGAAGCGCGGCGGGACGAAGACTATCTGCGCCACGTCCACGGCGAGTTGAACGAGCTTGCCCCGGCGGCCGACGAGGAGGAAACCCTGGCTTCGGAACGCGCACGGCTTGCCAACAGCGGCAAGCTGATCGAAGCCGCCCATGAGGCCATCGCAGCGATCGGCCCGGACAGCCGCACCGACGAGGCGCTGGGCGCCGCCGCGCGGGCGTTGGAAAAAGCGGCGGCGCTGGCGCCCGACCTGCTCCAGCCTGCGGTCGCCGCGCTCGACCGCGCCACCATCGAACTGAACGAGGTTTACAGCGCTGCGGTGGAACTTGCGGCGCGGGCCGACGCAGAGCCGGATCGGCTGGAGACGATCGACGACCGGCTCGCCGCCCTGCGCGATGCAGCGCGGAAGCACCGCTGCGAGGTCGGCCAATTGCCCTTTCTACTCGACCGGATCGCGCAGCGGCTGGCGTCGATCGACGACAGTTCCGGGGCGCTCGCCGAGGTGCGCAGGCAGGCGGACGAAGCCAATCTGGCGTATCGCAGCGCCGCCAGGACACTGGCCAAGGCCCGCCGCGCCGCCGCCGATGCGCTCGATGCGGCGGTCGCCCGCGAACTGCCGCCCCTGAAACTCGACCGCGCCCGCTTTGTCACGCGGGTCTCGCCGCTCGACGACCGCAAGGCGTCCGCCAAGGGCCTCGACCGGATCGCCTTCGAGGTAGCGACGACGCCGGGCGCGGAACCGGGGCCGATCGGCCGCATCGCCTCCGGCGGCGAACTGGCGCGCATCATGCTGGCGCTGAAGGTCGTCCTGGCGCAGGACGACGGCCCCGGCACCGTGATATTCGACGAGGTCGATTCCGGCGTCGGCGGCGCAACCGCTGCGGCCGTCGGCGAGCGGCTGGTCCGCCTCGGCGCCCAGGCGCAGGTTCTGGTCGTTACCCATTCGCCCCAGGTCGCCGCCAGGGCGCAACAGCACTGGCGCGTCACCCGGACCGACCGGGACGACAGTGCCGTCGCGTCGGTCTCCCTGCTGGATGCAAACCAACGGCAGGAGGAGATCGCCCGGATGCTCTCCGGCGCCGCCGTCACCGATGAGGCGCGCGCCGCCGCCACGGCATTGATGGCGACGGGATCGTGA